One window from the genome of Pseudomonas frederiksbergensis encodes:
- a CDS encoding DUF4892 domain-containing protein produces MKLSIHSFVLLALASFGPLSLAADVPGSQDLESVPRMPDAQIVDYRQTSDVERIYPMGSIRKISGQLRFDGQVDARGNATSVTYELPPEHTATQAFTAAREALQKQGAGLLFWCQARDCGESSLWANEVFGNAKLYGADNGQAYLLLRLAPPADNTLIALYAITRGNRKAYLHVEQFEASAPLGDVLPTSATLLRQLKDTGVLDLPRLAGEPEDAWSRLLSRALNLDTGLRVSIAGPHAEAWRQALVGQGVRAARMEASGADAAGLRLELLR; encoded by the coding sequence ATGAAATTGTCCATTCATTCATTCGTCCTGCTGGCGCTGGCCAGTTTCGGCCCGTTATCGCTGGCTGCCGATGTGCCGGGCAGCCAGGATCTGGAAAGCGTGCCGCGCATGCCCGACGCGCAGATCGTCGATTATCGGCAAACCAGCGACGTGGAGCGTATCTACCCCATGGGGTCGATCCGCAAGATCAGCGGCCAGCTGCGTTTCGACGGGCAGGTGGACGCCCGTGGCAACGCCACCTCGGTGACTTATGAACTGCCGCCGGAACATACCGCCACGCAGGCATTTACCGCTGCCCGCGAAGCGTTGCAGAAACAGGGCGCCGGGCTACTGTTCTGGTGCCAGGCCCGCGATTGTGGCGAAAGCAGCCTGTGGGCCAACGAGGTATTCGGCAATGCCAAGCTCTATGGCGCCGATAATGGCCAGGCCTACCTGCTGCTGCGCCTGGCGCCGCCGGCGGACAACACGCTGATCGCGCTGTATGCCATCACCCGTGGCAACCGCAAGGCCTACCTGCATGTCGAGCAGTTCGAAGCGAGCGCGCCGTTGGGGGATGTGCTGCCGACCTCTGCCACGTTGTTGCGCCAGCTCAAGGACACCGGTGTGCTGGACTTGCCGCGTCTTGCCGGAGAACCGGAAGATGCCTGGTCGCGCCTGCTATCCCGGGCCTTGAACCTGGACACTGGCCTTCGGGTCAGCATCGCCGGCCCACACGCCGAGGCGTGGCGCCAGGCGCTGGTCGGGCAGGGCGTCCGGGCGGCCAGGATGGAGGCGTCCGGCGCTGACGCGGCGGGCTTGCGCCTTGAGCTGTTGCGATAA